tttgccattatattatttgaacagattttatttttttcttcttcaagATTATATAaggagaaaaaagaaatattttcattattgaaaatatgatgtatatatttattatataaaaaaaaattgtgattatatttatttaccaAATCACagaaatatgtaaaatattccATATGATGTGTcacattaaaaatattattttttatacaattcatacataaaaaataaatatctgtttgtttaattttttgtctttttatttttatattgtataattttttatattctactATAAAGCTATGAAAATTGttggaatatatatagtcATCAAAAATGTTGCTTTTATGTAAATTATTGAGagaaacattattattattattattattattttcatttatattgttaatattattattattattattttcatttatattgttaatattattattattattattttcatttatattgttaatatgattattattattttcatttatattgttaatattatttttatcatttattatattggtaatattttttttattatttattttatttttattatttgttttattattattcttaatattatttttattatttacattttttttatgatttatatttttttttttatcatgcatatattttttttgaccAATTTCATtctcatatattatttgtgacattataatgtttatatcataatatgtattacaattaaaacaaaaaaagtaTAAGAATTCAAAGTTTTTATAAgtagatatatattcattattttttccataatatatattatttttattttttatcgtatcatataatttagcatttataagaaaaagaaaatcttctttttttgtaatcctgttaaatattatacaatcttttttttttaattttggtatcattttattatttctaaataaaaaagtttcAAAGTAATAGTACCCAAACGTACAACAGGgggttgttttttttttctcattttgtAAAACATCATTCAAAATAATTTCTTCATCATAAAtacaataatttttatttggaTCATTATGGATATTCATTAAACTATTTTTATcacaattattaaaattaaaaacacttgaatgatttttttcaatatcttcatcatatttttctGGTAAATTCCTATCGACCATCTCTTTATTCATTTCTTGACTTAAGTTAATTTCATTATATCCATTATTTAACATATCAATATCTGTAGTCCTTTCAGATGTTACAAATTCGTCTGGGTTCGttacattttcttcatccTTTTGTTCAAccacatataatttttttaacttttttttatgtgtttgACATACTGGAAattcatcatataaataaaggaattcataaaaattaacGATACTAattttgttaataatattatttatagtacttttattataataacctATACATGGTAATACATGccaataatttaaatatgattcaaaattattatataaaaatttattacattctttatttctatatattaattgaataataatatttttattatcatcatctttaTTACTACTAACGTTTTTATAAATCTGAGATATACTTATTTCGTTATTGTTTCCTTTGATATGTACAGcatcatattttttcaatatatatccTGATGGAAGAatgctttttttttccttttttttttttttttccatttgtttttcttttatttgttcttttatttgttcttttatttgtactttttttttttttttttttttttttattttttctttaagttggctaaattttttaattacatccaaaatttttaatttgcatgtattattctttttattgcTTTTAACAGACACATCTGATGAAATTTCTGAACAGATAGGTGTATCGGAACTATTAGAGAAATTATTTGATGACATAGTTGATTCAGAATAAGACGAATCATATGATGAATTGGAAATATCACACTTTCCATCTTGGATAATAGATTTTTCGTCCTCATTTTtggataaattattatattcatttttatttttttctgatATTATTGGATCTACATATAACATATCTGTTATATTAACGTTTTTATctgatattttaaaaaaagtatttttaattagataacaatataaattatatatattgtttaacTTTATATGGTTATTTACTCTTCTTATATCTAATTTGGATATAtcatattcaaatatattctttGAATTTATCTctacatatttaataaatttttcttcattataaaATGTGCCACTGCTGTTAATCGTACcattttccttttcattactatattcttcattaaaaataatacaacttttttctctttttttacttgccatttttaatatatatatatatgttcatatatatgttttttccTTATCTTAATGAACACTCTTATTTATAACAAAACAatgtaaattaaaaataaatgtgattataaatatatatttttagaaggtatatttttatcacatTTTATGttcccatatatatatatatatatatgtggagAAAAATTAtctcatataaaataatcatttataaatcatacatttaaaaagaaaaaattttcGACATCAtaattttctcttttttttttttttttttttttcatatataaatatttcaatatatatatatatatatataatattacaagttggtattttttttatagatgtttatttaaatatatattttaaaatatatataatgtgtttctaaattttttttcttttttttctctataccataataataataattattattattattactatatataaattattatacctcttattaatgataatttagaaaatgggagaaaaaataatatattgataattatatatatatatatatatatatatatatatatataatatatatattataatatattgatttttatcaaatatatttatatgggTTTTGTGcttattaaatgtatatgGAAAATTATGTGGGTTGTGTTTATATCGATATGTATGAACAATTTTCTATAATCTAcatcatattataaaattaccTATATTagatgtatattatattataaaatactatacatatatatatatatatatatatatatctatatatatatattataatattatatataacatagtaatgtatttaaaaatattcatattgtaataataattaaatctgcaaatttataatataaaataaaattgaaaatttcatttttttctaatttaatatattagaagaaaaaaaaaaaaaaaaaatgaaatgaaatgaatagaaaagaataataaaaatgaaaaaaaaaaataaagatatttttataaacattttctttattcataacaaaataaataatttacttttaatataatttttttaagataaatatttttttttttttttttttttttttttttttttgtataatacGACCTACAACTGtaacatttttttgtaatcCAAATTGTGTatgttaaattaaaaaaaataaaatatcttacaattattttatgatatttaaaattttaattttatttaaataccTTTCaagttttttcttttattaaacattattttttccacctatatataatatatgtaatatatagatatataaattatgaaatattgTGATTTCgttacacaaaaaaatatatgaataaatatataaataaataaataaattggaACACCTTAAATGTTAATATTTGCACATATATTAGATTACGTCTTCTTTATTGTAGTTCTCCCATTTATTATAGTATaccttcttttttctttttttttttcaaagtattatatatatatatatattaatttattagaaGAATGTCCTATGATTTTATTCAGGCATCGTGTTAATATGTTTAACGTTTTAGTATATGTCTACAGCACAGTtctcatatataaattatcaaattataaaaaaagtttatttgataaattattataataaaagttTTATAAGTTgggacaaaaaaaaaaaaaaaaaaaaaaaaaaaaatacgaaaaagatttaaaataaaataatataaaattaattaatataatataaaaataaatacatatacaaatacaactgcaaatataaaaagtatataattatataattatattaagttaattttaaaaatctCTTCCAAATTTAATTTCGGTGTTTGTACGTTATGAGattcaataatatta
This Plasmodium falciparum 3D7 genome assembly, chromosome: 11 DNA region includes the following protein-coding sequences:
- a CDS encoding TFIIS central domain-containing protein, putative, producing the protein MASKKREKSCIIFNEEYSNEKENGTINSSGTFYNEEKFIKYVEINSKNIFEYDISKLDIRRVNNHIKLNNIYNLYCYLIKNTFFKISDKNVNITDMLYVDPIISEKNKNEYNNLSKNEDEKSIIQDGKCDISNSSYDSSYSESTMSSNNFSNSSDTPICSEISSDVSVKSNKKNNTCKLKILDVIKKFSQLKEKIKKKKKKKKVQIKEQIKEQIKEKQMEKKKKKEKKSILPSGYILKKYDAVHIKGNNNEISISQIYKNVSSNKDDDNKNIIIQLIYRNKECNKFLYNNFESYLNYWHVLPCIGYYNKSTINNIINKISIVNFYEFLYLYDEFPVCQTHKKKLKKLYVVEQKDEENVTNPDEFVTSERTTDIDMLNNGYNEINLSQEMNKEMVDRNLPEKYDEDIEKNHSSVFNFNNCDKNSLMNIHNDPNKNYCIYDEEIILNDVLQNEKKKTTPCCTFGYYYFETFLFRNNKMIPKLKKKDCIIFNRITKKEDFLFLINAKLYDTIKNKNNIYYGKNNEYISTYKNFEFLYFFCFNCNTYYDINIIMSQIIYENEIGQKKYMHDKKKNINHKKNVNNKNNIKNNNKTNNKNKINNKKNITNIINDKNNINNINENNNNHINNINENNNNNNINNINENNNNNNINNINENNNNNNNNVSLNNLHKSNIFDDYIYSNNFHSFIVEYKKLYNIKIKRQKIKQTDIYFLCMNCIKNNIFNVTHHMEYFTYFCDLVNKYNHNFFLYNKYIHHIFNNENISFFSLYNLEEEKNKICSNNIMANQKKNKEEQQQKNKPTKKNSSSSSCMTFSNVKKRKISDITNIMEDQNVVASEKAISDDNQNKNISKNIKKKKSSKNSNQMGEIKEEEKDILKKLNENNKFDENVKANDAYTNDQNVQDNNNNNSNSNSYNYERNRRTTRKKKYIHKKYDDNDEENEEYYYDDDDELFDEKCLTNEMVNIKLQEEEEEYSFYEDMKKYQDEDIVEENQILNEELYSQDSDVYNDEFSTGGKKKKKKRRRKKIKIQKKDSIKVVHRNSGKTINNNIINDTSQSSYNNNMNSIQNTNRTNSSSSNNNISYNSNNVISHSNVSNNSSIINVPEKIKKNEEKKKGNPQDCYINQGDHQKDVHLNFDDLSKLEDRGDKNNLLKYNKVIEKIKQCLDEENVCDKNTEEISKNIVQTVIDIYKNKLDIKMKLFSICSNLMRKDNSELRKKILNGNITSTNLANMDSSDLAPISLQNKRREHERKYFYENIYLRENLIDLKKKSNRNDEEENLYIISNILNKQQNDQDIKHIPINDPNQNLLNNFNKQYDDNILSNNKNTTYNTNNEHNTNQYHQDNENHHMSKENINENITSKKEEQNIIDSYTIPSMDRYNFQQTYKNLKQIYETMPKYASSPILTFLDNSYNRVMTIIETSKNEEV